A single window of Rhodococcus jostii RHA1 DNA harbors:
- a CDS encoding sedoheptulose 7-phosphate isomerase, whose product MTTTAEAGGHLVDTDLSADLAAAALSLARRFHDGATLWVISPQWEPHAHHVAVEFVHPVIMGKRALPSVALVEPDPVAQARVASRPGDILLAVASANEPAVVDAMRRAPAWGAMTLWIGAGPRPPAGAANHILWVDSEDPMVPATGRFVLMYHLLWELTHVCFEHSGLLKPDAEECDETVCVTCSDEGRLGEVVIEPAEPLGPALVRTAAGEEWVDVSVLGDVQPNDLLLVHAGAAITRLDDAGQEANR is encoded by the coding sequence ATGACCACCACCGCAGAGGCGGGCGGGCACCTTGTCGACACGGACCTGTCTGCGGATCTCGCCGCCGCAGCATTGTCACTCGCCCGCAGATTCCATGACGGCGCGACACTCTGGGTGATCTCACCCCAGTGGGAACCACACGCCCATCACGTCGCCGTCGAATTCGTGCATCCCGTGATCATGGGCAAACGGGCGCTGCCGTCGGTGGCACTCGTCGAACCCGATCCGGTGGCGCAGGCCCGGGTGGCGAGCAGGCCCGGCGACATCCTGCTGGCCGTGGCGTCGGCGAACGAACCCGCCGTGGTCGACGCGATGCGCCGCGCACCGGCGTGGGGCGCGATGACGCTGTGGATCGGGGCAGGCCCCCGACCTCCGGCCGGTGCGGCGAACCACATCCTCTGGGTCGACTCGGAGGATCCGATGGTGCCGGCCACTGGGCGGTTCGTCCTCATGTATCACCTGCTGTGGGAACTCACCCACGTCTGCTTCGAGCACTCGGGACTGCTGAAACCCGACGCCGAGGAGTGCGACGAGACGGTCTGCGTCACGTGCAGCGACGAGGGTCGTCTCGGTGAGGTGGTGATCGAGCCGGCCGAACCGCTCGGACCCGCCCTGGTCCGCACCGCCGCGGGCGAGGAGTGGGTGGACGTCAGCGTCCTCGGCGACGTCCAGCCCAACGACCTCCTCCTGGTGCACGCGGGTGCCGCGATCACACGACTCGACGACGCCGGTCAGGAGGCGAACCGATGA
- the hypD gene encoding hydrogenase formation protein HypD: MKFVDEFRDPAAARALVKSITELARGDEFKFMEVCGGHTHTIYRHGIEHLLPESVELVHGPGCPVCVIPMGRVDDAMWLAEQPGVIFTTFGDMMRVPGSKGNLIEAKARGADVRFVYSPLDALKVALDNPDHQVVFFAVGFETTAPSTAVTLVRARALGVKNFSVFCNHVTIVPPIKAILESPDLRLSGFLGPGHVSTVVGLRPYRFVSEVYGKPMVVAGFEPLDILASVHMLLQQIREGRCEIENQYKRVVRAEGNVQALKLMAETFELRPHFEWRGLGFISQSALKVHRNYAEFDAEEKFSMPGVRVADPKACQCGEVLKGVIKPWECKVFGTACTPETPIGTCMVSPEGACAAYYNFGRLHRETAQLLGQRG; encoded by the coding sequence ATGAAGTTCGTCGACGAATTCCGGGACCCGGCGGCGGCTCGCGCCCTGGTCAAATCCATCACCGAACTGGCCCGAGGTGACGAGTTCAAGTTCATGGAGGTGTGCGGCGGGCACACTCACACCATCTACCGTCACGGCATCGAGCATCTCCTGCCGGAATCGGTCGAACTGGTGCACGGACCGGGATGTCCGGTGTGCGTCATCCCCATGGGCCGTGTCGACGACGCCATGTGGCTGGCCGAACAGCCCGGCGTCATCTTCACGACGTTCGGCGACATGATGCGGGTGCCCGGATCCAAGGGCAATCTCATCGAGGCCAAGGCCCGCGGCGCGGACGTCCGCTTCGTGTACTCGCCGCTGGACGCGCTGAAGGTGGCACTCGACAATCCCGACCACCAGGTGGTGTTCTTCGCCGTCGGGTTCGAGACGACGGCGCCGTCCACCGCGGTGACGTTGGTGCGCGCGCGGGCGCTGGGCGTGAAGAACTTCAGTGTGTTCTGCAACCACGTCACCATCGTGCCGCCGATCAAGGCCATCCTCGAGTCCCCCGACCTGCGGTTGTCGGGCTTCCTCGGCCCGGGCCACGTGTCCACTGTGGTTGGCCTGCGGCCGTACCGGTTCGTGTCCGAGGTGTACGGCAAACCGATGGTGGTCGCAGGCTTCGAGCCCCTCGACATCCTCGCGTCGGTGCACATGCTGCTCCAGCAGATCCGGGAGGGCCGCTGCGAGATCGAGAACCAGTACAAGAGGGTGGTGCGCGCGGAGGGCAACGTGCAGGCGCTGAAGTTGATGGCCGAGACGTTCGAACTGCGTCCGCACTTCGAATGGCGTGGGCTCGGGTTCATCTCGCAGAGCGCACTCAAGGTCCACCGGAACTACGCCGAGTTCGACGCCGAGGAGAAGTTCTCGATGCCGGGGGTGCGGGTGGCTGATCCGAAGGCGTGTCAGTGCGGTGAGGTCCTCAAGGGCGTCATCAAACCGTGGGAATGCAAGGTGTTCGGGACGGCCTGCACACCGGAGACGCCGATCGGCACGTGCATGGTGTCGCCCGAGGGCGCGTGCGCCGCGTACTACAACTTCGGCCGGCTCCACCGCGAGACGGCGCAATTGCTGGGTCAGCGAGGCTGA
- a CDS encoding hemerythrin domain-containing protein translates to MPDIIELIFADHEWFRRQFAALDELKAHRRVDITAVEGVWTPLAKRLDLHAAAEEEIFYPQLLRVGEEDAEEETLDAIGDHNDIRDGVRAAAGYPILSEEWWAEVDRTRRANDEHMAEEEREGLADFRSASGDLRESLGRRFAEYFLVHRSTKDVDTSDKDPQEYVREVEEELDEDSSAGSLRIGSLKGR, encoded by the coding sequence ATGCCTGACATCATCGAGTTGATCTTCGCCGACCACGAGTGGTTCCGACGACAGTTCGCCGCACTGGACGAATTGAAGGCTCACCGCCGGGTGGATATCACTGCCGTCGAGGGGGTGTGGACACCGTTGGCGAAACGCCTGGATCTGCACGCGGCAGCCGAAGAGGAAATCTTCTATCCCCAGCTTCTCCGCGTCGGCGAGGAGGACGCCGAGGAGGAAACCCTCGACGCGATCGGGGACCACAACGACATCCGCGACGGCGTCCGAGCCGCGGCGGGATACCCCATCCTCTCCGAGGAGTGGTGGGCGGAAGTCGACCGGACGCGCCGGGCCAACGACGAGCACATGGCCGAGGAGGAACGCGAGGGTCTCGCTGACTTCCGCAGCGCATCGGGGGATCTTCGCGAGTCGCTCGGGCGGCGCTTCGCCGAATACTTCCTCGTTCACCGGTCCACGAAGGATGTGGACACCTCGGACAAAGATCCACAGGAGTACGTCCGGGAGGTCGAGGAGGAACTCGACGAGGACAGCAGCGCGGGGTCACTTCGGATCGGAAGCTTGAAGGGCCGGTAG
- a CDS encoding D-sedoheptulose-7-phosphate isomerase encodes MTTHDSESTSFLYPFIDSEETDAQSLLDDLAASARGKAAESARLQKESLDEYGDGLTAAGIDMADRFRRGGRLYTFGNGGSSTDAATLASLFSRPARGRPVAAWSLAADQAVVTALGNDVGFDLIFKRQIIAHARDRDVAIALSTSGNSDDLMTALTEAKQRGLLTIGFAGHEGGRMAAMASAGELDFCYTVHSQSIHRIQESHAMLGYRLWSVAQEHMTRPAPNSVEAS; translated from the coding sequence ATGACGACACACGACTCGGAGAGCACCAGCTTCCTCTACCCGTTCATCGACTCGGAGGAAACCGACGCCCAGAGCCTCCTCGACGACCTCGCCGCGTCCGCGCGAGGGAAGGCCGCCGAGAGCGCGCGCCTGCAGAAGGAGTCCCTCGACGAGTACGGCGACGGACTGACCGCGGCCGGCATCGACATGGCCGACAGGTTCCGTCGCGGCGGCCGGCTCTACACGTTCGGCAACGGTGGCAGCTCCACCGACGCCGCCACGCTGGCATCGCTGTTCAGCCGTCCCGCCCGCGGACGTCCGGTGGCGGCGTGGTCGCTCGCCGCCGATCAGGCCGTGGTGACGGCGCTGGGCAACGACGTCGGCTTCGATCTGATCTTCAAGCGGCAGATCATCGCCCACGCCCGGGACCGCGACGTCGCGATCGCATTGTCGACGTCAGGCAACTCCGACGACCTGATGACCGCGCTCACCGAGGCGAAACAGCGGGGGCTGCTGACCATCGGGTTCGCGGGCCACGAGGGCGGCCGGATGGCGGCGATGGCGTCCGCCGGCGAACTCGACTTCTGCTACACCGTCCACTCGCAGAGCATCCACCGGATCCAGGAGAGCCACGCGATGCTCGGGTACCGGCTGTGGTCGGTGGCCCAGGAACACATGACGCGGCCCGCTCCCAACTCCGTGGAGGCTTCATGA
- the hypE gene encoding hydrogenase expression/formation protein HypE encodes MSTTEPATSAEREDRVLERIDKFRQRRPRLLDEVVTLAHGAGGKSSAALVDAVFVEAFRNEELEQLGDAAALTMPSGERLAFSTDSYVVQPLRFPGGSIGHLAVHGTVNDLAVSGARPQWLSAAFVIEEGFPIAELREIVADMSEAAVLSGVQIVTGDTKVVGKGAADGVYISTAGVGVIPEGRRLSPDLVRAGDKVLLSGTIGAHGMAVMLARGDLAIEADIASDTAPVNALVETLLEAAPSTRWMRDATRGGVGTVCNELAHACQLAVIVDEQSLPIEPQVLGACDMLGIDPLYVANEGKFVAVVAADEADAAVAALRAHPRGADATVVGEILAEPPGIVALRTSFGGSRIVDMLVGDPLPRIC; translated from the coding sequence ATGAGCACCACCGAACCGGCCACCTCGGCGGAACGCGAAGACCGGGTCCTCGAGCGGATCGACAAGTTCCGGCAACGCCGCCCGCGGCTGCTGGACGAGGTGGTGACCCTCGCTCACGGTGCGGGCGGGAAGTCGTCGGCGGCCCTCGTCGACGCGGTGTTCGTCGAGGCGTTCCGCAACGAGGAACTCGAGCAACTCGGTGACGCGGCCGCGCTCACCATGCCCTCGGGTGAGCGGCTCGCGTTCTCCACCGACTCGTACGTGGTTCAGCCACTGCGTTTTCCCGGCGGCTCCATCGGGCATCTCGCGGTGCACGGGACCGTGAACGATCTCGCCGTGTCCGGTGCGCGCCCGCAGTGGTTGTCGGCGGCGTTCGTCATCGAGGAGGGTTTCCCGATCGCCGAACTGCGGGAGATCGTCGCCGACATGAGCGAGGCGGCCGTCCTGTCCGGAGTGCAGATCGTCACCGGCGACACCAAGGTCGTCGGCAAGGGCGCCGCCGACGGCGTCTACATCTCCACCGCCGGTGTCGGTGTCATCCCGGAGGGCAGGCGGCTGTCGCCCGATCTCGTGCGTGCCGGCGACAAGGTTCTGTTGTCGGGAACCATCGGCGCACACGGCATGGCGGTCATGCTCGCCCGCGGTGACCTGGCGATCGAGGCCGACATCGCCTCCGACACGGCCCCGGTGAACGCGCTGGTGGAGACGCTGCTGGAGGCGGCCCCGTCGACGAGGTGGATGCGGGACGCCACCCGCGGCGGCGTCGGCACCGTGTGCAACGAACTGGCTCACGCCTGCCAGCTCGCGGTGATCGTGGACGAGCAGTCCCTGCCCATCGAGCCGCAGGTGCTGGGCGCCTGCGACATGCTCGGCATCGACCCGCTGTACGTCGCGAACGAGGGGAAGTTCGTGGCCGTCGTCGCGGCGGACGAGGCGGATGCGGCCGTCGCGGCGCTGCGAGCCCATCCGCGGGGAGCCGATGCCACCGTGGTCGGCGAGATCCTGGCCGAACCGCCCGGCATCGTCGCACTGCGAACCTCGTTCGGCGGCAGCCGGATCGTCGACATGCTCGTCGGTGACCCGCTCCCCCGAATCTGCTGA
- a CDS encoding HypC/HybG/HupF family hydrogenase formation chaperone, giving the protein MCLGIPGQVVDIVDAEQHLAKVDVNGVQRTISVRLLAEEGLVVGDWVLVHVGFAMAKIDEIEAQLTLDQVQKMGADYVNEIDAFNSSEIA; this is encoded by the coding sequence ATGTGTCTGGGGATACCCGGTCAGGTGGTCGACATCGTCGACGCCGAACAGCATCTGGCCAAGGTGGACGTGAACGGCGTCCAGAGAACGATCAGTGTGCGACTGCTCGCCGAAGAAGGTCTCGTCGTCGGTGACTGGGTGCTCGTGCACGTCGGTTTCGCGATGGCGAAGATCGACGAGATCGAAGCGCAGCTGACGCTGGATCAGGTGCAGAAGATGGGCGCCGACTACGTGAACGAGATCGACGCGTTCAACTCGTCCGAAATCGCGTGA
- a CDS encoding ScbA/BarX family gamma-butyrolactone biosynthesis protein encodes MAQISRPMPDALPPMSFERTVPRRYVHRQSVAEVFLTDCVSLPGPDRFVVAAQWPRLHGFYRARDGRYDTMLLAETLRQTAIYLGHTRFSVPLPNRFVMQHLRVQALPGALAVGTAAADVIVEVAVSEHVYRGGALSAFHVDLRFRLGGQNVGTATGHASVFPPAAYSRARWGERGPRSIGAPWCPAPGPAGLVGHVDDAHVVLGPRCSENEWELRIDDAHPVLFDHPCDHIPGMLMLEAFRQAAYARLGVPEAHLVSLGATFHRFAEVDERATIRLDVVDDGALSIRGSLVQGGLAVVRGTAALAPTAVSACAR; translated from the coding sequence GTGGCGCAAATTTCCCGGCCGATGCCCGATGCGCTTCCCCCGATGTCGTTCGAGCGGACCGTTCCGCGCAGGTACGTCCATCGCCAATCCGTGGCCGAGGTCTTCCTCACCGACTGTGTGTCGCTGCCGGGGCCGGATCGGTTCGTGGTCGCCGCGCAGTGGCCCCGCCTGCACGGCTTCTACCGCGCCCGGGATGGGCGCTACGACACGATGCTGCTGGCGGAAACGCTCCGGCAGACCGCGATCTACCTGGGACACACCCGCTTCTCCGTCCCGCTGCCGAACCGGTTCGTCATGCAGCATCTCCGGGTGCAGGCGCTGCCCGGCGCGCTCGCAGTGGGCACGGCGGCCGCCGACGTGATCGTCGAGGTCGCCGTGTCCGAGCATGTGTACCGCGGCGGGGCGCTGTCCGCCTTCCACGTGGACCTGCGGTTCCGGCTCGGCGGACAGAACGTGGGCACCGCGACGGGTCATGCGTCAGTGTTTCCGCCGGCCGCGTACTCGCGGGCCCGGTGGGGTGAGCGCGGGCCGCGGTCGATCGGGGCGCCGTGGTGTCCCGCACCCGGCCCGGCGGGGCTGGTCGGTCACGTCGACGACGCACACGTCGTCCTGGGTCCCCGGTGTTCCGAGAACGAGTGGGAGTTGCGAATCGACGACGCGCACCCCGTGCTGTTCGACCACCCGTGTGATCACATTCCCGGGATGCTGATGCTGGAGGCATTCCGGCAGGCCGCCTACGCCCGGCTCGGCGTGCCGGAAGCGCACCTCGTTTCCCTGGGCGCCACGTTCCACCGTTTCGCCGAAGTCGACGAGCGAGCCACGATCCGGCTGGACGTCGTCGACGACGGCGCGCTATCGATCCGCGGATCGTTGGTGCAGGGCGGACTGGCGGTCGTGCGAGGGACCGCGGCGCTGGCCCCTACCGCGGTGAGCGCATGCGCTCGCTAG